AATTCATGATCCTTGGGATGATATTGAAGCAGGGCCGGGCATTCGTGCTCGGCGGCCACGGCCAGAAATGGCCCGACCAGAAGCACCGGGCCGGTTTCCTGCAGGCCGGACAGGGCGGTGAATTGTGCCTGGGTTTTTTGCACCTGGCTGCTGTGCTGCAGATCCTCCAGATACAACCGTTTCATGGTGTCGAAATCGTCCAGTCCGGGGAAATAATGTTTGTTGAACATCTTGTCCAGTGCGCGGGCCCGTTGCGGCTGCAACGCGCTGAAGCACGACGCATCAAGCCGCTCCTGCAATTGCTTGGCGGCCACGCGCACCGCTGCGGCCAGGTTGTTCATGGCTTCATGGTCACGACTCTGGCGGGCCTGTAACGCGGACAGGGTTTTTTCCGCCTTGGCCAGGGTCTGCCCGGTGGTGGCGATGCGTTGTTCCAGCTGGCGAACGGCGCGTTGTTTGGCGGCCAGTTCCTGCTTCAGGTCGCGGCGCTCATCGGCAATGGTGCGGGCCGTGCGCTGCTGGCGCTGTTGCTGCTCAGTCAATTGCTCCTGCAACTGCTGATACGCGGCGCGAATGTCCGCGGCGCACAGCGGCTGGGCAACGCTCATGATCATGAGCATGGCCAAAAGGATAGCTATGAGCGGGGCGAGGAAAAAAATCCGTTGTTGGCTGGCGTTGTTCATGGCTGAATCCTCCCCACCGGCAGCAGGGTCAAGGCTTCCGACGTCTGGCCGTTGATCTGTTGGCGGGCCTGGTTGAGGTCGGCAACCATGGCATCCGGCAGGTAGACAAACCGTTTTTCCAGCGGATCAAAGATCCCGCCCTGTTCGCCGTCGGGTGTGATGAAAAACAGCGACAGCCGACCGAGGCGCAGCATATCCACCTCACGCTGTTGCGCATCAATGGTGATTTTGTCGCGATAGACGTCGCTGGTGTAGCCGTAATCGGCCTCGACCTGAAACACTTCCATCACCCGACGAAACTGTTCATGCACGGCGACGTCGCCATCGAGCAGCACGGCCTGGAGATCGTCGAGCCGTTTGCGCCGTTCCGCAGCCAGAAACGGCTGTCCGGCGGCAACACTTTGCTCCAGCTCCCGGGCCGAAACCTGAAACCAGTTTTGCAGGCCCTGACGCAGTTTTTCGGTTTCCTCGGCGCGGCGGGTCTGGGCGTCAATCTGCTCCTGTTTCTGTTGCAGTTGATGATCAAGGCGGTCGGCCTGTTGGCCCAGCATGGTTTCCTGGCGCGTCAGTTGATCGATTTTTGCCAGCAGGGCGCGCTCTTCGTCACTCCATTGGCGTTGCAAGGTGCGGGTGTGTTGCTCACTGGTCACGGTCTGACGGGCCACCTCGGACAGGCCCGCCGCCTGAGGGCTGTCCTCGGCGTTGGCGCTCAGGACGGTGGCGCTGCCCAGCAGAAGCAGGGAAAACGCGGCAACGACCGGAAGTTGGCGTATGGCGTAGGTTGATATTCTGGGAAATGAAGTATTCAGCACGAAAACTCTCCATCTTCCGCGCTGCCTGGGATCTGTCCGGGTGGTGCGGAAGGCTGTGGGGGATAAAAAGGCGGACGCCCGATGTAATGCGTCCGCCATGGAATCAATTGCCGGGCTCATCCGCGCGTTGGCGGGCAAACACGCCGTTGGCCGTGACCTGCCCCCGCTGCCGGGCGATCCAGTAAAGCAGACCGCCGACGCCGATGGTGACGATACCGGCTAGGCCGACCATGGGCCGACTGTGGACGGTGTAAACCATGATCCACAGATTGCCGAGGATGAAAATCGCCGGTGTCAGTGGATAGCCGAAGGTGCGATAGGGTCGCGGCAGCTTCGGTGCCAGGCGGCGTAGACGGATCAGACCGAGCACCGTGGTCATGGCCGACAACGACAGGGTAAAACCGACGTAGATCAGCAGGGTGTCGTAGGCTGTGGACACAATGATGCCGATGGCAATGACGGCCTGAAAGGCGATGGCTTCCGCCGGGGTGTGGCGTGTCTTGTGGACCTGAGCGCAACGCTGAAAAAACAGGTTGTCGCGCGCCATGGCAAAATAGACCCGTGGCCCGGCCATGATCATGGCGCTGAGTACCGACAGCAGGCCGAGGGCGATGGCCTGGGCAAACAGGGTGCCGATGGTGTTGCCGAACAGGGCGGTGGCCGCGCTGAGCCCCACTTCGAGGGTGCCGCTCATGGCCTGCGGTGGCAGAGCATAGATGAACACCAGATTGAGCAGCAGATACAGGCCCATGACCAACACCGTGCCGCCGACCAGCGCCAGAGGCAGATTGCGTTCCGGGCGGGTGATCTCGCTGCCGAGATAGGCGGCGGCATTCCAACCGCTGTAGGCAAAGGAGACGAAAATCAGCGACACGGCAAAGCCCGACGCGCTCCAACCGCCCGCGGAGAGCGATTCACCGAGGTGACTGAAGCTGCCTTGTCCCCAGGCGAAACCGCCGATGATGAACAGGGCGATAAAGACGATTTTGAACAGGGTCAGGGCGTTCTGCACCCGTTTGCCGAGGTGAACGCTGTGAACGTGAACCAGCGACAGGCCGATCACCGTGGCACAAGCTAGCACCGTCACCGGTGACACGCGGACTAAAGTCATGCCGAACAGGTTGAACTCAAACCAGGTGGCGCCGCTGCCGCCGAGAAAGTAGGTGGCAAAGGCGATGGCCGCGGCGGCAATGGGCGCGGAAAAACCGACAATCAGCGAGATCCAGCCGGACAGAAATGCGGGCAGGGGGCCGAACGCCCGCGACAGGTAGGCGTATTCGCCACCCGCCTCGGGCAACATGGCGCCGAGCTCACCGTAGCACAAGGCTCCGGTAAGGGCGAAGGCACCGCCGAGCAGCCAGCACCACATCAGGGTGCCGGGACTGCCCAGCTCGGTGAGGATAAACCCGGACGTGGTAAACACGCCGCTGCCGACCATGTTAGCAATGACCAACACCAGGGCTGACAGCAGGCCGATCTGCCGGGTCAGTTGCGGACGGCGATGGCTCATCGCAGAAAATCTCCAACGTAGATCAGGTGTTCAAACGGCAGTTTGTCGTCATCGACCTGCGCGGTGATGGTGTCGAGGGTGCCGCGAATCACCTGCTCTTTGTCCGAGGACCCGGCGTAGAGCACAATGGCCATGGGCGTGGTCGCGTCATACTGGGTTTTCAGTTGTTTGACCACCTCGGACAGGTTCAGCCCCATGGTGAAGAACACCATGGTCGACTGGGTCTCGGCCAGTTTGGTCAGGGTGTCCTTGCCTTTGTAGCCCTCACGGGAACCACCGGCCGCGGTGATGATGACCGAGCGGCTCTGGCTGCCGCCGGTGATGCCGCATTTCAGCGCGGCATTGGCGGCGTTGAAGCTGGAGATGCCGGGGACGATCACGGGATTGAGGTCGGCGAACTCTTTCAGGTAGCCGGTCTGCGGGCCGTAAATGGTCGAATCACCG
This is a stretch of genomic DNA from uncultured Desulfuromonas sp.. It encodes these proteins:
- a CDS encoding DUF3450 domain-containing protein, translated to MLNTSFPRISTYAIRQLPVVAAFSLLLLGSATVLSANAEDSPQAAGLSEVARQTVTSEQHTRTLQRQWSDEERALLAKIDQLTRQETMLGQQADRLDHQLQQKQEQIDAQTRRAEETEKLRQGLQNWFQVSARELEQSVAAGQPFLAAERRKRLDDLQAVLLDGDVAVHEQFRRVMEVFQVEADYGYTSDVYRDKITIDAQQREVDMLRLGRLSLFFITPDGEQGGIFDPLEKRFVYLPDAMVADLNQARQQINGQTSEALTLLPVGRIQP
- a CDS encoding amino acid permease; this translates as MSHRRPQLTRQIGLLSALVLVIANMVGSGVFTTSGFILTELGSPGTLMWCWLLGGAFALTGALCYGELGAMLPEAGGEYAYLSRAFGPLPAFLSGWISLIVGFSAPIAAAAIAFATYFLGGSGATWFEFNLFGMTLVRVSPVTVLACATVIGLSLVHVHSVHLGKRVQNALTLFKIVFIALFIIGGFAWGQGSFSHLGESLSAGGWSASGFAVSLIFVSFAYSGWNAAAYLGSEITRPERNLPLALVGGTVLVMGLYLLLNLVFIYALPPQAMSGTLEVGLSAATALFGNTIGTLFAQAIALGLLSVLSAMIMAGPRVYFAMARDNLFFQRCAQVHKTRHTPAEAIAFQAVIAIGIIVSTAYDTLLIYVGFTLSLSAMTTVLGLIRLRRLAPKLPRPYRTFGYPLTPAIFILGNLWIMVYTVHSRPMVGLAGIVTIGVGGLLYWIARQRGQVTANGVFARQRADEPGN
- a CDS encoding SAM-dependent methyltransferase, producing MSQSLRLKQCSALACIILTVLLAFTGVAMAAQTGTLKLVSVGIGDRDNMTLRAHKAIVDADLFLAMHPDQTRAKLADLIGDKPLYDAGHGLFGRLGRRGNAEQRAAQQEKTRTIIREAVASGKHVVILDYGDSTIYGPQTGYLKEFADLNPVIVPGISSFNAANAALKCGITGGSQSRSVIITAAGGSREGYKGKDTLTKLAETQSTMVFFTMGLNLSEVVKQLKTQYDATTPMAIVLYAGSSDKEQVIRGTLDTITAQVDDDKLPFEHLIYVGDFLR